A region of Salvelinus namaycush isolate Seneca chromosome 9, SaNama_1.0, whole genome shotgun sequence DNA encodes the following proteins:
- the zgc:112052 gene encoding protein C19orf12 homolog isoform X2: MTSGQFKPLPQIIMELTPVQQQKLYDDIMAIMGEVQWTDMAQLTALVMGNATLQQQVTAALLGYVTKELQAEVHYVD, translated from the coding sequence ATGACCAGTGGACAGTTCAAGCCGCTGCCTCAGATCATCATGGAACTGACCCCGGTGCAGCAGCAGAAGCTCTACGATGACATCATGGCCATCATGGGCGAGGTCCAGTGGACCGACATGGCCCAGCTGACTGCCCTGGTCATGGGCAACGCCACCCTACAGCAGCAGGTGACCGCTGCCCTCCTGGGCTATGTGACCAAAGAGCTCCAGGCAGAGGTGCACTATGTAGACTGA